taaaagataaaagtggGTTGGAgacaagaaataataataaaataaaaacaatctcACACTCAAAAATTGCGAACATTTTGGCATAAACAATATGTGTCCTTGCTTAATTCTCATTATATTCATCGTTTTTccaataatatgaaaataaatcaaattacatcaatacaatttttatcaaaatattacattagtcaatattgtaacatcccaaattcttacattaatgtaacatcccaacttttcacattaatgtaacatcccaaattttcacacttgataattaacattacatttacggtaacatcccgtaatctcgccctttaaaatttcctagttgatataagtctatacatgtaacaaggttctaattatagttcttctactcctccctttccttggcactatgtgaggcgacattccttcatctgctcccgtataacgaattatacgatcatcgcacatacccaaacacaaaaacacaaacaagtagggtgagctaacatgcaacaactcatttataagacatgcataattacttaacatcatataataattatgtcagacaccctcataccatcgtaccacaattcctattgaacactcgtcccaatatacccaataaacaccaaaatacccaataaacacccctatacccaatagacactcattccataatacccaataaacactcatcccacaatacccaataaacactcattccacaatacccaataaacactcattccacaatacccaataggcacttatcccaacgatattcaataggcacttatcccaacgatattcaataggcactgatcccaacgatatgttgatgagcgatacaacggaaggtttttcacttgtgatgtcattcttagtcccctcactatgtccaaaaccggcacatagaccaggacattctgccctccataccattcacaaggttagtcccctcactatgtcctaaaccggcacatagaccaggacattctgccctccataccattcacaaggttagtcccctcactatgtcctaaaccggcacatagaccaggacctcctgcccctctcaccacataattcatcattctctacttgagattgaatgattattagagtatcaggataacctccaacttcatgaccctcaacatcaacatatacgcacataccatgtcattacaaaatctctccacgaaactcataccatgcttacattccttaactcatattatatcatcacgaaatctacccataatcctcatacacataccatgacattacagaatctcttcgcgagactcataccatactcacattcctcgactcatattatacccttacgacatctccccgtaatactcatacatgttcagatgcataaattcaaatcaaataaacttcaatcatttcagaaatcatacaaactgaatatattccaacaagatatattacatgataatttaacagtacataatctgtacacaagatttaagttaaaaacctgtcgagtagacttccaggaaagagaggtgcgtcacaatggacaacttaagtaccaagtctttccttagccaaagtgttcctcaactagtttttaacaaatttcttattaacagattcaaatcaacagcatataatattaacaccgaaattcaatatagatagatatatagtaagcattaacagtattcacatagaatttcaaaacatgaatagaaataaaacaatactaaatcatattataaaagcacagaaaggttagctcccttacctctattccagactccTCTTGCTCTGAATTTATTTctccgaaacccttcagaacttctactcttcttgcaactacaaatttctccctaactttttcttctctatttctcaagctctcacttgattcctcttttctcgGTGAAAAAtgcccttccctcccatggctatttataggtaacaaaatttactattcattacttttttttaatattattatattaatttcttaatcacTACTTTACTTAATGGATTCATAATGGATTCCTTAATAATGTCTTCAAATCTGATCTTAATTccttccatgctaagaaattcttatctcctttttttttcactttttttttttactattcactttttactattcaattttcttaaaagaatttcctaaataagttatcaaaatttgaacctctccttctaaattactataattttatatccaaaattttcatttttctatccattaaaattattattactaataaaatgctaaaatttagtactataaatattttttttttcatggttcTTACAAATATCTTATgatcaaatatgtttttttaaattcatagttgaattgaaatttcatttcaaatacattatatttataaaaaaatcatgctgatataaaattatctatatttCTCAACTAATGatatatagatttttaaaaCTCATTAGTGgattaaaatttcatttcaaataaataatatttaaaatacatgttaatataaattacttgatatctttatatatatatatatatatatatatatatatatatatatatatatattaaataaactaaaataaaaataactcgATCACTTTGTTacattgtttaaatttttatacaattttacaatgatatgaaattataactaaatgtttgaatttttatttattttatataaagttaTTCGTTTGATCCTTCTAAGATATCAtctgaaaaattaatatttaagtcaCAGGACACCTGTAACAAAGAGACATAGAAAACCTCTTGTcatgaatttgttttattttgatatatactACACACGTGCCGAGTTGAATATTTAGGCGGCGCAAAGCAGAAATagaacttaaaatataattaattactttaacaaataataaaaaggcATAATAGTCAGTAATTCTTCATCAATAGCCACTGTTTGGTGGTTGTTATTTCATGTCAATATAAGAGGTGGGGTTGTGATGGCATAAGAGCACTTGAAAAGGTCATGCTGGAAAATTATGGAATCTCGctcaaattcattttcttatgctattaaataagtttaaaataaattaaatatgagtCTAAATAAcatattagataaaaattataaaattaaacatcatgaaaattcataaatatcttaagttatgtttatttttaaaaatgaattaaaaaaatgtgaaattgaAACCGTTTGAATTAATAGAaagataataaaagtaaaagaatttgataaaaatttataaaaattagtcTGATATGATATGTtggataaattattattttttaattactaaaagTAGAAAATTATCGTTTAATCCTtaatcaaaaaaattaattagtataaattagATTAGAATAAAATGTGAACAactgtttaaaaaaattaaaattggtaaaactaaattaaattaaaatagtattgataaaatttaaattgaataaattactattattcttattattatatataaatatttataatataataaattatgttgatTTTTAAGACATTTTGTTAGGTTTTTTCACCCATCCCTTTCTATGTGCGAAGAGAGTAAGACGAACAAAGTGTGCTTtactttttgtgattttttaacatttttcttttcgtttttcTGTGTAATCGACTTTGTCTTCCCAAATTCGTCTGCAGAAACAAACAGGTTTTTaatgtattaattaaaaataatatcaatatctTAGGTAAATTAGACTCGtgtcataattttataatctttCTCTAATAAATTCTCATAAAAGAATACCCATCAGAATTTCTCTCCAATGAAATTttctgtaaaataaaaaaatcaagcCAAACTGTTTTCTCTGGATTTTATTATTGTCAAAACACGTTTTGAGTTTTAGTATTTGtacaaaataatgaataataaaaattttaagaatatattatgtaaattagttatataaactattaatgcatttaattttaattaattggtatttatttattattcttttgaatttttggtCCGCTGAAGTAGCATTTATGATGATTGAGTCTGCAGAGAATTTATCGACGCAGCTGCAATATACACCGACGGCACCCTCCTACCAACTCTTCTCATTTATCTTTACTATTTTTTACTCAGCATGTAAACATCAACGTCAAGTTTTaagacaattttaaaatttagatttttttattctgccttttttttttcagtgcgACCACGTATATGTTGTAAaagtgtaaaatattttttgattaaataaatattgaaaatataaatatgagttCAAAGTTTTAcaatggataaaaataaaaaatgaaactgTATACAGACGAAGATGtattaatctattattttaaggttttagtAAAAAATGATGTTAATTTTGTATGCCATTAGAATtagattttattgatattatatattttagtaaatttcttttttttttataaaattaacaataatttattaattttaaaaattcgttatttgaaatttgttcATGATAAAGAGAAACACGTAGTTAAAAACCTTTGGTGGCTGAATTTTGCCAAAAGTTGAGTGGTTCTGTATGTTATCGTTTGTTGTTTAATCATTCATGCGAGTACCGGTTGTTGGCCTAacacagaaagaaaaagaaaaaaaaaagggagatGACGCAAACTGATGCAAATCATCACTAACCAATATTCCAAACAAAACCAATATTAAAACCTATTATTAGGTTTCAAAGGGACGTGTTTAACTCATAACATGTGTTATATTATATCTAGATATACTTTTAATAGGAAAGTAATATCTCATTATTAGGATAAATGTTTATAATAATTACCTTCTTTTTATGGAGGAATCTGTCCACAAAacaatacatatttattaattaagctCGTTTCTTTTTGTGGTCATTCAATTAAAAAGTTTCGAgtataatatgtattttatttttattttaatacaattttactgttcattaaacttgtatttatttgaaataaattaccCAAACATTAGCTACAGTAACTGGCTATGACTAAGACCACATTATCTAAAGCAGATGGTAGGTTAATCCTGAATCCAAAAGTTGCTTTGACAATCCCTAAACATGGTTTAACTACTTATAATTAGGGACGGAACTAGATTAGTATGGGTGGGTGAGGTGACCATATATAAAACATCATCaacattttctattttgtaaaattttatgttggacagtaatattttataaattataagttataatattttaatatgtaggaTCATATTGGGAATTTTACTAATGAAATGTTAACTGAAAAGGGTAAATTAACTTTCATAAGTtcgtatttatttatttgaaaaggTGATTTTAAATGAGATGTACCAACACAACTAGGCTACATTTGAAAGCATACTACAAAATGTAAAGAAATTATTACCTCATGAATACAGAGAATTGAACTACAAATTAATTTAccagtaattttttttagtttacattattataatattattcacttttaacaataaattatatataaaagaagaagaggaataatttgattaaattaaattacaaataaagtaaattttaataaaaactacataataatttagtttttaaaataaaaattacatataaaatgcAGAGAAAGGGAGAGAAGGGTGCTGGATTTCCTCTTCAATCTATAAGTAGCTGAGGTATAGGGTACTAGGTTGTAATGCTGAAAATAAGgattaagatatatatatattgcaaaatatagaCTATTCAGCTGTGATTTTATGCATTTCTCATAGTTCCTATAATGTTCATGCAGCTGTAGGGATCAACCTATAtgtatcatataatatataattgacaTATTTTCTGTCTTACACTAAATATTATTCCTTAACCTTCTTCAGTAATTCCACATGCAATCGGTGCCCACATGCCCTGCACAAGCTCATGAATTTCTTGATTCTCAAGCATTGTTTCTATATCAGCATCAAACTCTCTTCCATCAGAAAACTCTGCTTTCTGAATTTGCTTTGCACTTGGTTCATGGTTTCCAGTCATCAGCATCTTCAAGGACTGATCTTGAGGCATATAACAATAATCTGGGTACTGTGAGTTCCCAATTTGGTTTGCAATCTGGGCTGGTTGGTCTGCGACCGAAAGGGTTGGTTTTCCAAAAGGGTAAACAGCAAAAGGTGTTGCAGAGGATGACAAGTTCAGAATAGGAGTTTCCATGCTTTCAACAATGTCATCATGTGTGTTCTTCTTATCCACAGTATGATTTGGATCACGGCTGATCACCTGAGACAACTCACCAGCAGTGGTTCTTGTTTCACTGTTGTTAGGAGGAGAATCCATCAGAGGAGGCAACAGAGAAGAAGGTGATGATGATTCGTTTCCAGAGGAATTCAACCTCCTAACGTGCAATCTCCTCCCAGAAGGACTCTTCTCAAAGACTCTGCACACCACCCATTCGCTCTATAAAATGGGggaaatttcaaaacaaaacaacctTAATTAACAAATGTTAATGAAGTTTTCAAGTAAACAAAAAAGAGACCATGTAATAAATCATACCTTAGCATATTGGTATTGATTCTGTTTCCCTTCCAACCTATATTCATGCATAACCCAGTTTGTCTTTTCACCTCTTGGAGCTCTTCCCTTGTAGAAAACTAAGGTTTTCTTCAGCCCAATGAGTGCATTTTCCGCTATTATCTCCTTGTCTTTTCCTGTGGCTTTCCAATAACCAGCCTCAGTGGCCCTATTAGCCCTTAAACCAGTTGGGTACTTTTTGTCCCTCACACAGAAATAATACCACTCAGTTTCCCCCATTTTAGCCAATGCTTCAAAAACCAAACATGATTGTAAAAAGGCATCATCAATTCACTGTCAAAGCAAGCTACAACaagaattcaattaaaaaagaaatgaaacgAAATGATGGACACACCAGGCAAATTCCATGGCTCACACTTGTTCAAATCAACCTCAGCAATGGCCACAGCACAGAAACAGTTGTCAGCAACCTTCTTTGTGAGGTAGCATTTTATGAGCTCCTCATCAGTTGGATGAAATCTAAAACCAGTTGGCAAGTTAAGCTTCTGATTTTCCTTACTTGGTTTGTAAACGTTCTCCATTGATCCAATCCCAAACCAAAATCCCCTGTTTCATCAAAGAAGCAAATGAAAAACAGAACACGACAAACTCGTAAATTTGTGTGCTCACGCAAAGAACACATTCAATTCTCAAACACATGTGAATCAAGGGAACCGACCACTCTGTTAAATAAGGAAGCACTATTGTCTTAGTTGCaagaacaaaaaacaacaaaggTTTTGGGTTTTGAGGGGTTACAAATTTTCTGCATTTGATTGTGAATTATGTAACCTAAAGGGGAAAGGGACTAGAGGGAATGaacaaaaagtttttttttttttttcgaggAATTTGATGAATATGGTGTTAAGGAAAAATTGTgcacaaaagaaacaaactccTTAAATACAGGTTTTTGTGGGTATTCATAACCACTGTTGACAAGTAACTGGGGAGCCTTCATGCCTGCATATGTACATGATTGAGTACTCAAAAGTTGAAAGGTGAAAATCATGAGTAAAaacaatcattttttatttccgTAAAAGAAAAAAGGCGTGAcgaatagtaaaataataaacatgttCTCAatctttctaaaattatatagtTTGCTTTTATAtcttgaaaacatattttatccCAAAAACATCGTGTTTAACAAGGGGCTAAAAATTGAATTGGACATGAAAACAACCTAAACTTTAGAGTGATTAGAAGTTgatttaactttataatgatTTTCGTACCTTACAAATTGTGTAGAGTTTCCTTTTCTATGATTGCTAAGAACACCTCACAGAGTCACCAGTCACCAATTTAGCCTGTTGGTAAATGTTGACGTTCCTATGCTCTTCAACTTATTTACCTTCTTTGTTTATAAACCAAACACTGCAACACAATACCaataacaaaatagaaaaacagaaagaaaaatgagttaGTGGCTTTACTTAATATCTGCAACTCTGAATACAGGATAAGATCATGCTTATACCGTATAAAGGAACAGAACTCAAAACACTGTGCTTGTAGATGTTAGATGATTCAATTATTTATAGTCATTTCTACATTTCTTAACGTACATAAGATGATACAAGAAGTTAAAGATAGaaatttaactttaactttttttcaagaatactttaattatttgttacaaaattaaaattccgGATATCTACAAAGAGTTCTTTGTTTTAAAAGTTactttattttctcaaaattcGGCGATTTTACAGTATAATCATATGTCATCTCTGTCTGTGTAATGATGAAGTGTTATCAATCATCTATTATTAATGTAATAACGATATTCGATTGACAGTTGTATATCTATATAATAAAGAGATTtcactcaattttttatttatatgtaacAAGTTTTCACCCACAATTCCAGTAGAATGATGGTGTCATATTATCACTCTTACTTAGAccagaagaaaaataaatgtattttttgtttatctaTACATTTGTAATCATGAAATTCTATACCAACAATTATACACttatgaaataatgaaatattcctgaattttatatttatgtaataacgAGGTTTGACAgttgtatatatatacaataataatatttcaccactcattatatatttatatatgacaATAAATCTTTATAGACAAttgtaataaaatgataataacatATTATCACGGTTaccaaaataacaaatatgTTATTTCTGTTTATCTATACTATATATACATGTAAATGTATTACATTCTAGCAAAAGTTATATACCAGTGAAATTTTacctataattttatatttatgtaataatgaGTTTTTACTGATAATTATttgttacaaaattaaaattttgaatatctACAAAAAATTATCTTATCTTTCATACCCCATTTTTATGTTTCTATTTGATAACTTTAactttctctatttttatttaaatttcttaaaaatatcttaaatttttaaaaaatcacataaaataaataaaaatatattaaaattaatatacttattaatatataaaataataataattttataataattaattgttaacttaaaaaaataatatgttaaaaatatgatcaataaaagaaaaagagaccAGAAAGAATGAATGTGTAACATAATCACAAATCTATACAAAGGAAAATTTTgcttttatatatgttttttatattataaaatataaataaatatggcCAATTTCTTCATTTCAATATCTTAGTTTAACAAACTAATTTGAAAAATCTAATTTTCAGTAACTATAACTAAGTTAgttcatatataattatttgtttttattagtgaataatttaaaatattttaacaagcTATATGAATTATAAAACGATATTTTGTAAGAGTTTAAAAAATAGTGTATTAGAAGTAATCATGTGTTCTAAATATGGAATAtgcttattttaatattaaaatttttaaaatataaatagaattttaattagtgagttttattatcttaaatatatcatttctttaaaatttgttcTCTTAATAGTTCTCTACCCTCACTTTAAATCTTCTAACTCATAGTTCATCTGTTTGAAAGAACACCTAAGTAATCACTAAGACAAGTCTTTAAATTTGTCTTATTAGTTTCTACAAAAGATTAAgttagtttatattatttttcttttagttgcGCATTTTCCTATGTATGTGAATGTTGTTCTATCGCATGTGTCATTTGAGTATTCTATAAGACTATCTACTAATCAATAATTCTAACAACATATTGTTGGCTACAAAACCAACGACAAGTGCACCGGTCGCAGcgtaacaaataataaatatagttctCTCCTAAGGGACTTGTGCAATATTCGACAACTCTTGCATTCTAACTCAATTAGACCACAAAGTTCACacaaacacaagaaactctttttagtatttttatcaaacagttgatgtgcaagAAAATGTAACAgtttatttacaatttgttgTGACTATAGTTCATTCACTTCACTCTCAGGCATTGACAAACATCTCCATTCCATGTTCAAGCCAAAATCAACTCATAAACATACTCAAATTTTATCCCTATAGTCTTTTAGCCTATGATAACTCATCAAGTTCCAATTCCTTGAATCATTAACAAGCAACCATGCATTAAGTACAAGAGTCTAAAATTATCCATGAATCAAGTTCTATTTCTAAATACAAGTATTCATtatgtaagacccataaaaatatttaccttaatagtaacaattttattactagtagtaataaatttctttgtgaatgaaaaatataataagtttataaaatgtggaaagctaaataagaaattttggtagcttaaatgaTAGAAAATTATGGgaatttcaagaacatgggttcaaactcttttctacctttttcttaaaaaaatattaaaatattgatagtggata
This sequence is a window from Vigna angularis cultivar LongXiaoDou No.4 chromosome 2, ASM1680809v1, whole genome shotgun sequence. Protein-coding genes within it:
- the LOC108328496 gene encoding NAC domain-containing protein 92, translated to MENVYKPSKENQKLNLPTGFRFHPTDEELIKCYLTKKVADNCFCAVAIAEVDLNKCEPWNLPALAKMGETEWYYFCVRDKKYPTGLRANRATEAGYWKATGKDKEIIAENALIGLKKTLVFYKGRAPRGEKTNWVMHEYRLEGKQNQYQYAKSEWVVCRVFEKSPSGRRLHVRRLNSSGNESSSPSSLLPPLMDSPPNNSETRTTAGELSQVISRDPNHTVDKKNTHDDIVESMETPILNLSSSATPFAVYPFGKPTLSVADQPAQIANQIGNSQYPDYCYMPQDQSLKMLMTGNHEPSAKQIQKAEFSDGREFDADIETMLENQEIHELVQGMWAPIACGITEEG